A genomic stretch from Plutella xylostella chromosome 14, ilPluXylo3.1, whole genome shotgun sequence includes:
- the LOC105397210 gene encoding protein mesh isoform X1, which yields MGCVKLVFLALLLSVSVKGQEDAIINEDSLVNDVTSVVSNDLEVPVVAEAKEVGVEGVVEETAPVEVIAESDAVAVRSGRYQALNDALNEGPVDLQAVDLDEQLGRQLLNPPSTTATTNNEYAHIDGRVLPSTTYQNNGQSYIITQQRLQQVRGNFLYWFYDQGGDENIGDYQRDIHSSTPQIHKNFNFQLPFFGFRFNYTRVSMHGYLQFSDPPDHYTYPLSFPIKDWPQLNDPSFIGIFFSKCRIGSQRPEDPDQRRPGIYFRMDRDLQARTDQLGVEMRERLMWDIREGVIGSENFFPKHAVTVTWKNMSFAGGIDNSLYKTNTFQMVLATDEVFTYAIFNYLEINWSAHTEAGGDTTGGEGGVPAYIGFNAGNGTQSYEYKPYSQASVLRDLTSRGWANGFPGRHIFRIDEKILMGTCNKDIDGANLPLMFAPESGNMLGGTIVNITGPCFNPNDRITCRFDTESVVGAVVDINRAICVQPRFWHNGYARFEVAINNEPYKWKGKYFVETPASATEKIFLDNAVHERYPPEVKVTWDRFNLTTNLNVQLQISLWGYKEVTIRPQLEFIDMIEVGVANTGEYVINPQNFRNRENIMHNDMQFGFLQINLTTPDVYKGIPISPVLWSRPIPLAWYFAPQWERIHGQKWPQTMCNNWLRTDRFLKNFASQVWVCPCTLEHALLDKGRFMPDPHCDKDTNPTCRYNWGGVHCVRSGSASAEGSGQQCCYDKNHYLMLTYDQMWGSRPQRSHDFGFTPYNEANKVPSLSHWFHDMVPFYQCCAWQEEQSVGCETYRFERRPSQDCVAYQSPGVAGIFGDPHIVTFDDLQYTFNGKGEYVLVKVDHPNLKLDVQGRFEQVSRNIYGPVNATHLTSIVAASNNSVPIEIRLRPQHAQWRYHLDVFADNKRVYFDRAALRVQYFPGVTVYQPMYVLNQSEIVVMFSSGAGLEVVENKGFMTARVYLPWTYVNQTKGLFGNWSFDINDDFTRPDGNIVNVDLNNFQSAHNDFAQHWRLSDREQKDIGVAMFVREYGRTAAYYNDDQFRPNFLREPADFLPANRSFDVSRATELCQDSYQCRYDYGMTLNRDMAEFTKNYLSSITNIKEKNARRVISCGILETPRFGRKSNFFFTPGTTVNFECNQNFILIGDKRRACESDGRWNLPDYGYTECLRNQEYSQRALFLTWGVIVAVILPLGLLICLLWFWCWYKPKSEGKEGFRFEDIPRSKSASRLNLRSASMGNLTDTMKSSTLRSASSKAKLADSDSPTEETPINKSLIARSAPAIPQPQDGESSGIGYTNSNKSDSGKSDNSSLQKKRRGYDKTYRTNEPLPGAPDVEFPEKLWDLSEEDLLSLTSPSDTESNRDSTLTRPAKDIQYVSKPRQTGRHALLGSDSGYSTKDGSEDPYAQKFEGKYSPISSAYSPTYSEIYSPPISPTSDNSPRNTYDRPGLPEAPKSAPIDPIRTFTMPPVRGKSEYSSRTLGATWGIISAVMLPIVIVLICIGWRILQRRKAEEKEDDEFMIKTTAIDPEDSFKVNSDSESIPYKKDLGEDSPLPTDPVTVGDSSDQPGYQYDQARALADEFNQGQQSRQWAGETEIN from the exons ATGGGGTGTGTAAAGTTAGTGTTTTTAGCTTTACTTCTTAGTGTAAGTGTGAAAGGACAGGAGGACGCTATAATTAATGAGGACAGTTTAGTGAATGACGTCACGAGTGTAGTGAGTAATGACTTGGAGGTTCCTGTAGTCGCTGAAGCGAAGGAGGTGGGAGTGGAAGGAGTTGTGGAAGAAACAGCTCCAGTGGAAGTGATAGCCGAATCTGATGCGGTGGCAGTGAGGAGTGGGCGGTACCAGGCGCTCAATGATGCTCTCAACGAGGGTCCAGTGGACCTCCAAGCCGTGGACCTGGATGAGCAGCTCGGGAGGCAGCTGCTGAACCCCCCCTCAACCACGGCAACTACTAATAATGAGTATG CGCACATCGACGGGCGGGTCCTGCCGTCCACGACCTACCAGAACAACGGGCAGTCCTACATCATCACGCAGCAGAGACTGCAGCAGGTCCGGGGCAACTTCCTGTACTGGTTCTACGACCAGGGGGGCGATGAGAACATCGGGGACTACCAGAGAGACATCCACTCCTCGACTCCGCAGATCCATAAGAACTTCAACTTTCAGTTGCCGTTCTTTGGGTTCAGGTTCAATTATACACGG GTCTCAATGCACGGTTACCTACAGTTCAGCGATCCCCCGGACCACTACACGTACCCCCTGTCGTTCCCCATCAAGGACTGGCCTCAGCTGAACGACCCTTCTTTCATCGGCATCTTCTTCAGCAAGTGCCGTATCGGGTCACAGAGGCCAGAGGACCCCGACCAAAGAAGACCTGGCATTTACTTCCGAATGGACCGAGATCTTCAG GCTCGTACAGACCAGCTCGGCGTGGAGATGCGCGAACGCCTGATGTGGGACATCCGCGAGGGCGTCATCGGCTCGGAGAACTTCTTCCCCAAACACGCCGTCACCGTCACCTGGAAGAATATGTCCTTCGCTGGAGGCATCGACAACTCGCTTTACAAG ACGAACACCTTCCAAATGGTTCTAGCCACAGATGAAGTGTTTACGTATGCAATTTTCAACTACTTGGAGATCAACTGGAGTGCACACACTGAGGCTGGTGGTGACACCACTGGAGGGGAAGGTGGAGTGCCAGCTTAT ATTGGTTTCAACGCCGGCAACGGGACTCAAAGCTACGAATACAAGCCATACTCACAAGCATCCGTTCTACGTGATCTAACCAGCAGAGGATGGGCCAACGGTTTCCCAGGGCGTCACATATTCAGAATCGACGAGAAAATACTCATGGGTACTTGTAACAAGGATATCG ATGGTGCCAATCTACCTCTTATGTTTGCTCCGGAGAGTGGAAACATGCTTGGAGGAACTATCGTCAACATCACGGGTCCTTGCTTCAACCCCAACGATCGCATCACCTGTCGCTTCGATACTGAGTCCGTCGTGGGAGCAGTGGTTGACATCAACCGCGCCATCTGTGTACAGCCCAGGTTCTGGCATAATGGCTACGCTAGGTTCGAAGTGGCTATCAATAATGAGCCTTATAAGTGGAagggaaaatattttgttg AAACCCCTGCTTCAGCTACCGAAAAGATATTCCTCGACAATGCAGTCCACGAGAGATACCCACCAGAAGTGAAGGTCACATGGGACAGATTCAACTTGACTACCAACTTGAATGTCCAGCTGCAGATAAGTCTGTGGGGTTACAAGGAGGTCACCATCAGACCGCAGCTGGAGTTTATCGACATGATTGAAGTCGGTGTCGCTAATACTGGAGAATACGTCATCAACCCACAGAATTTCAGAAACAGGGAGAATATCATgcacaatgacatgcagttcGGTTTCTTGCAAATCAATTTAACAACGCCAGATGTTTACAAGGGTATTCCAATTTCACC TGTTCTGTGGAGTCGTCCAATACCATTAGCTTGGTATTTCGCGCCGCAATGGGAAAGAATCCACGGTCAGAAGTGGCCCCAGACTATGTGTAATAACTGGCTGAGGACCGACCGGTTTCTGAAGAACTTCGCGTCACAAGTGTGGGTGTGCCCATGCACCCTGGAGCACGCTCTGCTGGACAAGGGCCGGTTCATGCCTGACCCTCACTGCGATAAAGACACGAACCCAACTTGCAGATACAACTGGGGTGGAGTCCATTGTGTTAGGAGCGGTAGTGCAAG TGCGGAAGGTTCAGGTCAGCAATGTTGCTACGACAAGAACCACTACCTCATGTTGACCTACGATCAGATGTGGGGATCCAGGCCCCAGCGCTCCCACGACTTTGGGTTTACTCCTTACAACGAAGCCAACAAAGTGCCCTCCCTGTCCCATTGGTTCCATGACATGGTGCCCTTCTACCAGTGCTGTGCGTGGCAGGAGGAGCAATCAGTTGGATGTGAAACTTACAG ATTTGAAAGAAGACCCTCGCAAGACTGTGTGGCGTACCAGTCGCCAGGAGTGGCAGGAATATTTGGTGATCCTCATATCGTTACCTTTGATGATCTTCAGTACACTTTCAACGGAAAAG GTGAATATGTTTTGGTGAAAGTGGATCACCCCAACCTGAAATTGGACGTGCAAGGAAGGTTCGAGCAGGTTTCCAGAAACATCTACGGGCCCGTCAATGCCACACATCTGACTTCCATAGTTGCAGCTTCCAACAACTCCGTGCCTATTGAA ATTCGTCTCAGGCCACAGCATGCTCAATGGCGCTACCATTTGGACGTATTCGCTGACAACAAACGAGTTTACTTTGACAGAGCTGCTTTGAGAGTGCAATACTTCCCAG GAGTGACAGTCTACCAGCCCATGTACGTGCTGAACCAGTCCGAGATCGTGGTGATGTTCTCGTCTGGTGCCGGGCTGGAGGTGGTGGAGAACAAGGGCTTCATGACCGCCAGGGTCTACCTTCCGTGGACGTATGTG AACCAAACAAAAGGCTTATTCGGCAACTGGTCGTTCGACATCAACGATGACTTCACGAGGCCGGACGGAAACATCGTCAACGTCGACCTCAACAACTTCCAGTCAGCTCATAACGACTTCGCACAACATT GGCGCCTCTCCGATAGAGAGCAGAAAGACATAGGAGTGGCGATGTTCGTCAGAGAGTACGGACGAACAGCCGCCTACTACAACGATGACCAGTTCAGGCCAAACTTCTTGCGAGAACCAGCAGACTTCCTACCAGCCAACCGGTCCTTCGACGTATCCAGGGCCACCGAACTCTGCCAAGATTCCTACCAGTGCCGATACGACTACGGAATGACCCTCAACAGAGATATGGCTGAGTTCACCAAGAACTATTTGTCTTCTATC ACAAACATCAAGGAGAAAAACGCAAGGAGAGTCATCAGTTGTGGCATCTTGGAGACACCGCGGTTCGGACGGAAAAGCAACTTCTTCTTCACTCCCGGAACTACG GTGAACTTTGAGTGCAATCAAAACTTTATCCTGATCGGTGACAAGCGCCGAGCTTGCGAAAGTGACGGTCGGTGGAACCTGCCCGACTATGGCTACACCGAGTGCCTAC GTAACCAGGAGTACTCGCAACGCGCACTATTCCTGACGTGGGGCGTCATTGTGGCAGTCATTCTACCTCTAGGCCTCTTGATCTGCCTCCTCTGGTTCTGGTGCTGGTACAAGCCTAAATCTGAGGGCAAAGAGGGCTTCCGATTCGAAGATATTCCGCGGTCAAAGTCAGCCTCACGACTTAATTTAAGATCAGCCTCGATGGGCAACCTCACTGATACCATGAAGTCTTCCACTCTTCGAAGTGCTTCCAGTAAAGCTAAATTAGCCGATAGTGATAGTCCTACTGAGGAGACTCCCATTAATAAATCGTTAATAGCCAGGTCGGCCCCCGCGATCCCTCAGCCACAAGATGGCGAGAGCTCAGGCATAGGATATACCAACTCAAACAAAAGTGATTCTGGTAAATCTGATAACAGTTCGCTTCAGAAAAAGCGCAGAGGCTATGATAAAACTTATCGCACTAATGAGCCTCTTCCGGGCGCGCCGGATGTCGAGTTTCCAGAGAAGCTTTGGGATCTGTCTGAGGAGGACCTTCTGTCTTTGACGTCTCCTTCTGACACGGAATCTAACAGAGACTCTACTCTGACTCGGCCAGCTAAAGACATCCAGTATGTGAGCAAGCCGCGGCAGACCGGGCGCCACGCCCTTCTGGGTAGTGACTCTGGCTACTCCACTAAAGATGGATCCGAAGATCCTTATGCACAGAAATTTGAAGGAAAATACAGCCCTATTTCTTCTGCATACTCTCCAACTTATTCTGAAATTTACTCTCCACCAATAAGCCCTACTTCAGACAACAGTCCAAGAAATA cgtaTGACCGTCCAGGATTACCTGAAGCACCTAAAAGTGCCCCTATTGACCCAATAAGGACGTTCACAATGCCTCCAGTCAGAGGCAAGTCG GAGTATTCCTCGCGCACACTGGGCGCCACGTGGGGCATCATCTCGGCGGTGATGCTGCCCATCGTCATCGTGCTCATCTGCATCGGCTGGAGGATCCTCCAGCGGAGGAAGGCTGAAGAGAAGGAGGATGACGAGTTTATGATCAA AACAACTGCAATCGACCCGGAAGACTCTTTCAAAGTGAACTCCGACTCGGAAAGCATTCCTTACAAGAAGGACCTCGGGGAGGACAGTCCGTTGCCAACTGACCCCGTGACTGTGGGAGACTCATCCGACCAGCCCGGGTACCAATACGACCAGGCCAGGGCGCTAGCAGACGAGTTCAATCAGGGACAGCAGAGCCGACAGTGGGCCGGGGAAACGGAAATTAATTAa
- the LOC105397210 gene encoding protein mesh isoform X2 has translation MGCVKLVFLALLLSVSVKGQEDAIINEDSLVNDVTSVVSNDLEVPVVAEAKEVGVEGVVEETAPVEVIAESDAVAVRSGRYQALNDALNEGPVDLQAVDLDEQLGRQLLNPPSTTATTNNEYAHIDGRVLPSTTYQNNGQSYIITQQRLQQVRGNFLYWFYDQGGDENIGDYQRDIHSSTPQIHKNFNFQLPFFGFRFNYTRVSMHGYLQFSDPPDHYTYPLSFPIKDWPQLNDPSFIGIFFSKCRIGSQRPEDPDQRRPGIYFRMDRDLQARTDQLGVEMRERLMWDIREGVIGSENFFPKHAVTVTWKNMSFAGGIDNSLYKTNTFQMVLATDEVFTYAIFNYLEINWSAHTEAGGDTTGGEGGVPAYIGFNAGNGTQSYEYKPYSQASVLRDLTSRGWANGFPGRHIFRIDEKILMGTCNKDIDGANLPLMFAPESGNMLGGTIVNITGPCFNPNDRITCRFDTESVVGAVVDINRAICVQPRFWHNGYARFEVAINNEPYKWKGKYFVETPASATEKIFLDNAVHERYPPEVKVTWDRFNLTTNLNVQLQISLWGYKEVTIRPQLEFIDMIEVGVANTGEYVINPQNFRNRENIMHNDMQFGFLQINLTTPDVYKGIPISPVLWSRPIPLAWYFAPQWERIHGQKWPQTMCNNWLRTDRFLKNFASQVWVCPCTLEHALLDKGRFMPDPHCDKDTNPTCRYNWGGVHCVRSGSASAEGSGQQCCYDKNHYLMLTYDQMWGSRPQRSHDFGFTPYNEANKVPSLSHWFHDMVPFYQCCAWQEEQSVGCETYRFERRPSQDCVAYQSPGVAGIFGDPHIVTFDDLQYTFNGKGEYVLVKVDHPNLKLDVQGRFEQVSRNIYGPVNATHLTSIVAASNNSVPIEIRLRPQHAQWRYHLDVFADNKRVYFDRAALRVQYFPGVTVYQPMYVLNQSEIVVMFSSGAGLEVVENKGFMTARVYLPWTYVNQTKGLFGNWSFDINDDFTRPDGNIVNVDLNNFQSAHNDFAQHWRLSDREQKDIGVAMFVREYGRTAAYYNDDQFRPNFLREPADFLPANRSFDVSRATELCQDSYQCRYDYGMTLNRDMAEFTKNYLSSITNIKEKNARRVISCGILETPRFGRKSNFFFTPGTTVNFECNQNFILIGDKRRACESDGRWNLPDYGYTECLRNQEYSSRTLGATWGIISAVMLPIVIVLICIGWRILQRRKAEEKEDDEFMIKTTAIDPEDSFKVNSDSESIPYKKDLGEDSPLPTDPVTVGDSSDQPGYQYDQARALADEFNQGQQSRQWAGETEIN, from the exons ATGGGGTGTGTAAAGTTAGTGTTTTTAGCTTTACTTCTTAGTGTAAGTGTGAAAGGACAGGAGGACGCTATAATTAATGAGGACAGTTTAGTGAATGACGTCACGAGTGTAGTGAGTAATGACTTGGAGGTTCCTGTAGTCGCTGAAGCGAAGGAGGTGGGAGTGGAAGGAGTTGTGGAAGAAACAGCTCCAGTGGAAGTGATAGCCGAATCTGATGCGGTGGCAGTGAGGAGTGGGCGGTACCAGGCGCTCAATGATGCTCTCAACGAGGGTCCAGTGGACCTCCAAGCCGTGGACCTGGATGAGCAGCTCGGGAGGCAGCTGCTGAACCCCCCCTCAACCACGGCAACTACTAATAATGAGTATG CGCACATCGACGGGCGGGTCCTGCCGTCCACGACCTACCAGAACAACGGGCAGTCCTACATCATCACGCAGCAGAGACTGCAGCAGGTCCGGGGCAACTTCCTGTACTGGTTCTACGACCAGGGGGGCGATGAGAACATCGGGGACTACCAGAGAGACATCCACTCCTCGACTCCGCAGATCCATAAGAACTTCAACTTTCAGTTGCCGTTCTTTGGGTTCAGGTTCAATTATACACGG GTCTCAATGCACGGTTACCTACAGTTCAGCGATCCCCCGGACCACTACACGTACCCCCTGTCGTTCCCCATCAAGGACTGGCCTCAGCTGAACGACCCTTCTTTCATCGGCATCTTCTTCAGCAAGTGCCGTATCGGGTCACAGAGGCCAGAGGACCCCGACCAAAGAAGACCTGGCATTTACTTCCGAATGGACCGAGATCTTCAG GCTCGTACAGACCAGCTCGGCGTGGAGATGCGCGAACGCCTGATGTGGGACATCCGCGAGGGCGTCATCGGCTCGGAGAACTTCTTCCCCAAACACGCCGTCACCGTCACCTGGAAGAATATGTCCTTCGCTGGAGGCATCGACAACTCGCTTTACAAG ACGAACACCTTCCAAATGGTTCTAGCCACAGATGAAGTGTTTACGTATGCAATTTTCAACTACTTGGAGATCAACTGGAGTGCACACACTGAGGCTGGTGGTGACACCACTGGAGGGGAAGGTGGAGTGCCAGCTTAT ATTGGTTTCAACGCCGGCAACGGGACTCAAAGCTACGAATACAAGCCATACTCACAAGCATCCGTTCTACGTGATCTAACCAGCAGAGGATGGGCCAACGGTTTCCCAGGGCGTCACATATTCAGAATCGACGAGAAAATACTCATGGGTACTTGTAACAAGGATATCG ATGGTGCCAATCTACCTCTTATGTTTGCTCCGGAGAGTGGAAACATGCTTGGAGGAACTATCGTCAACATCACGGGTCCTTGCTTCAACCCCAACGATCGCATCACCTGTCGCTTCGATACTGAGTCCGTCGTGGGAGCAGTGGTTGACATCAACCGCGCCATCTGTGTACAGCCCAGGTTCTGGCATAATGGCTACGCTAGGTTCGAAGTGGCTATCAATAATGAGCCTTATAAGTGGAagggaaaatattttgttg AAACCCCTGCTTCAGCTACCGAAAAGATATTCCTCGACAATGCAGTCCACGAGAGATACCCACCAGAAGTGAAGGTCACATGGGACAGATTCAACTTGACTACCAACTTGAATGTCCAGCTGCAGATAAGTCTGTGGGGTTACAAGGAGGTCACCATCAGACCGCAGCTGGAGTTTATCGACATGATTGAAGTCGGTGTCGCTAATACTGGAGAATACGTCATCAACCCACAGAATTTCAGAAACAGGGAGAATATCATgcacaatgacatgcagttcGGTTTCTTGCAAATCAATTTAACAACGCCAGATGTTTACAAGGGTATTCCAATTTCACC TGTTCTGTGGAGTCGTCCAATACCATTAGCTTGGTATTTCGCGCCGCAATGGGAAAGAATCCACGGTCAGAAGTGGCCCCAGACTATGTGTAATAACTGGCTGAGGACCGACCGGTTTCTGAAGAACTTCGCGTCACAAGTGTGGGTGTGCCCATGCACCCTGGAGCACGCTCTGCTGGACAAGGGCCGGTTCATGCCTGACCCTCACTGCGATAAAGACACGAACCCAACTTGCAGATACAACTGGGGTGGAGTCCATTGTGTTAGGAGCGGTAGTGCAAG TGCGGAAGGTTCAGGTCAGCAATGTTGCTACGACAAGAACCACTACCTCATGTTGACCTACGATCAGATGTGGGGATCCAGGCCCCAGCGCTCCCACGACTTTGGGTTTACTCCTTACAACGAAGCCAACAAAGTGCCCTCCCTGTCCCATTGGTTCCATGACATGGTGCCCTTCTACCAGTGCTGTGCGTGGCAGGAGGAGCAATCAGTTGGATGTGAAACTTACAG ATTTGAAAGAAGACCCTCGCAAGACTGTGTGGCGTACCAGTCGCCAGGAGTGGCAGGAATATTTGGTGATCCTCATATCGTTACCTTTGATGATCTTCAGTACACTTTCAACGGAAAAG GTGAATATGTTTTGGTGAAAGTGGATCACCCCAACCTGAAATTGGACGTGCAAGGAAGGTTCGAGCAGGTTTCCAGAAACATCTACGGGCCCGTCAATGCCACACATCTGACTTCCATAGTTGCAGCTTCCAACAACTCCGTGCCTATTGAA ATTCGTCTCAGGCCACAGCATGCTCAATGGCGCTACCATTTGGACGTATTCGCTGACAACAAACGAGTTTACTTTGACAGAGCTGCTTTGAGAGTGCAATACTTCCCAG GAGTGACAGTCTACCAGCCCATGTACGTGCTGAACCAGTCCGAGATCGTGGTGATGTTCTCGTCTGGTGCCGGGCTGGAGGTGGTGGAGAACAAGGGCTTCATGACCGCCAGGGTCTACCTTCCGTGGACGTATGTG AACCAAACAAAAGGCTTATTCGGCAACTGGTCGTTCGACATCAACGATGACTTCACGAGGCCGGACGGAAACATCGTCAACGTCGACCTCAACAACTTCCAGTCAGCTCATAACGACTTCGCACAACATT GGCGCCTCTCCGATAGAGAGCAGAAAGACATAGGAGTGGCGATGTTCGTCAGAGAGTACGGACGAACAGCCGCCTACTACAACGATGACCAGTTCAGGCCAAACTTCTTGCGAGAACCAGCAGACTTCCTACCAGCCAACCGGTCCTTCGACGTATCCAGGGCCACCGAACTCTGCCAAGATTCCTACCAGTGCCGATACGACTACGGAATGACCCTCAACAGAGATATGGCTGAGTTCACCAAGAACTATTTGTCTTCTATC ACAAACATCAAGGAGAAAAACGCAAGGAGAGTCATCAGTTGTGGCATCTTGGAGACACCGCGGTTCGGACGGAAAAGCAACTTCTTCTTCACTCCCGGAACTACG GTGAACTTTGAGTGCAATCAAAACTTTATCCTGATCGGTGACAAGCGCCGAGCTTGCGAAAGTGACGGTCGGTGGAACCTGCCCGACTATGGCTACACCGAGTGCCTAC GCAACCAGGAGTATTCCTCGCGCACACTGGGCGCCACGTGGGGCATCATCTCGGCGGTGATGCTGCCCATCGTCATCGTGCTCATCTGCATCGGCTGGAGGATCCTCCAGCGGAGGAAGGCTGAAGAGAAGGAGGATGACGAGTTTATGATCAA AACAACTGCAATCGACCCGGAAGACTCTTTCAAAGTGAACTCCGACTCGGAAAGCATTCCTTACAAGAAGGACCTCGGGGAGGACAGTCCGTTGCCAACTGACCCCGTGACTGTGGGAGACTCATCCGACCAGCCCGGGTACCAATACGACCAGGCCAGGGCGCTAGCAGACGAGTTCAATCAGGGACAGCAGAGCCGACAGTGGGCCGGGGAAACGGAAATTAATTAa